From the genome of Candidatus Poribacteria bacterium, one region includes:
- a CDS encoding amidohydrolase family protein translates to MAQTETFKYHQKPSVIDCDIHNTLASETVLYPYLSERWRKHHGMVGTTDRVGAYIPRAHPFGARYDAWTPSGHRPGSDLDFLREQLLDAFNIEYGILNCLTPVCEMPNLAFAAAWARAVNDWQIEEWLEKEPRLRASMIVACDDAEFTTAEIKRLAEHPGFVQILLLARTMEPLGRRRYWKMYEAAVEHDLPIGIHFTGVGVGPITAVGRPSHYIEDHAGMTQAFQTQVTSLVCEGVFEEFPTLKVALIEGGFAWLPPLMWRLDRSWKKLHDEVPELKRLPSEYIRDHFWITTQPIEEPPKQEYFDQLLAQLDLDDKLMFATDYPHWDFDSPEQALPKNLAPSLKRKIMAENARAFYRF, encoded by the coding sequence ATGGCCCAAACAGAAACTTTTAAATATCACCAGAAACCGTCCGTTATCGACTGTGATATTCATAACACTCTTGCCTCTGAGACGGTGTTGTATCCGTATCTCTCTGAACGGTGGCGGAAGCATCATGGGATGGTAGGGACAACAGATCGCGTCGGGGCATATATCCCTCGCGCTCACCCCTTCGGTGCGAGATACGACGCGTGGACTCCCTCTGGACACCGTCCAGGATCTGATCTCGACTTTTTGCGTGAGCAGCTACTGGACGCATTCAACATCGAATATGGTATCCTTAACTGCTTGACACCGGTCTGTGAGATGCCTAACCTTGCTTTTGCAGCGGCATGGGCAAGAGCTGTGAACGACTGGCAAATCGAAGAGTGGCTTGAAAAAGAACCGAGACTCCGCGCCTCAATGATCGTCGCGTGTGATGACGCTGAATTCACGACTGCGGAGATCAAGCGACTTGCAGAGCATCCGGGATTCGTGCAAATACTATTGCTTGCCCGAACGATGGAACCGTTGGGACGACGTAGGTACTGGAAGATGTACGAGGCGGCGGTGGAACACGACCTGCCCATCGGGATTCACTTCACGGGTGTCGGTGTGGGCCCGATTACTGCTGTCGGTAGACCCTCACACTATATCGAAGACCACGCAGGAATGACACAGGCGTTTCAGACACAGGTCACCAGTCTCGTTTGTGAAGGCGTTTTTGAAGAATTTCCGACGTTAAAAGTCGCCCTCATTGAAGGCGGTTTCGCTTGGCTGCCACCGCTGATGTGGCGACTCGATCGGTCATGGAAAAAACTACACGACGAAGTGCCTGAACTGAAACGGCTGCCCTCCGAGTATATCCGCGATCACTTTTGGATTACGACACAGCCGATTGAAGAACCTCCGAAACAAGAATACTTCGATCAACTTCTCGCGCAGCTGGACTTAGATGATAAGTTGATGTTTGCGACTGACTATCCACACTGGGACTTTGACTCACCCGAACAAGCACTTCCGAAAAATCTTGCGCCGTCTCTGAAACGGAAAATCATGGCGGAAAATGCGCGTGCCTTTTATCGATTTTAA
- a CDS encoding phage Gp37/Gp68 family protein translates to MASQSSKIEWTESTWNPIRGCTRVSDGCRFCYAERIAARFSGKGMAYEGLAENTKSGPRWTNEVRPVPELLNEPLKWKKPRRIFVNSMSDMFHEKIELSYIQKVFSVMEQAHWHEFQVLTKRAERLLEFSPKLPWPSNVWMGVSVEDSRVTHRIDALSQTDAYIKFLSLEPLLGALPNLALDGIDWVIVGGESGPGARDMKKDWVIDIREQCADAKVAFFFKQWGGKRKSKTGRELDGQTYDEMPV, encoded by the coding sequence ATGGCATCCCAATCCTCAAAAATTGAATGGACCGAGTCTACATGGAATCCTATCCGTGGCTGCACACGTGTATCAGATGGCTGCCGGTTTTGTTACGCCGAACGGATAGCGGCACGATTTTCGGGTAAAGGTATGGCTTATGAAGGTTTGGCAGAAAATACTAAATCGGGACCGCGGTGGACCAACGAGGTACGCCCTGTTCCGGAGCTGCTTAACGAACCGCTGAAATGGAAAAAACCACGGCGAATTTTCGTCAATTCCATGAGCGATATGTTTCATGAAAAAATTGAATTGTCCTACATTCAAAAAGTCTTCTCCGTCATGGAACAGGCACATTGGCATGAATTCCAAGTTTTAACAAAACGGGCGGAACGCTTGCTGGAATTCAGTCCGAAGCTGCCGTGGCCGTCAAATGTTTGGATGGGAGTTAGCGTCGAAGACAGTCGCGTAACACATCGGATTGATGCTCTCAGCCAAACCGATGCCTATATCAAATTTCTCTCACTGGAACCACTGCTTGGCGCACTTCCAAATTTAGCGTTGGACGGAATAGATTGGGTGATTGTAGGTGGAGAATCAGGTCCCGGCGCACGTGACATGAAAAAAGATTGGGTGATCGATATCCGTGAACAATGTGCAGATGCTAAAGTGGCATTCTTCTTTAAGCAGTGGGGCGGCAAACGCAAATCGAAAACAGGACGGGAATTAGACGGACAAACTTATGACGAAATGCCGGTTTGA
- a CDS encoding alpha-glucuronidase family glycosyl hydrolase: MSENKTAYKSGVPVFIAALCLLIFAAPVRSNEIPIAVSGQPRATLQIGANASAQEVFAAEEIQTFIEQFAGAKLDIRTNRQQTETPTVIVLGTPKSNPTIAQLQADTGLSLGAALGDEGYHIKTIEVGTEIVIVVTAHTERGVLYGAYGFIENCITALTGLIPVHPEVAVAEARALLVPFIDETSAPFYPVRAVLEIEDPDWLARHRVNMSGGEGVWTGTGIEDGFGTAFKYVDTPAFEALQDEPIEQRRERIAILQDRFDALKRRGIDAYLFMYVTGEPTEALIQQRPDVLGPAVAYGASRNEVSYRPFCWSKPEFHTLARELIQAIVRTYPALGGFHLRSWGHETRACDCPDCGDRTEQGQAKLWQVYFTIINAARQIRPDFKFYISGYDSSWLKDAAGIYARQLPKGTIFSRKWGADGEPVADAGVPIPQIRALGEMGHRFIILSHEVEEVMPLWMLESDLFVQGVRQLANNPEVIGLSGFTVQGATQGLGYLDRLVSARLNWDIELDHFQLLQNELTARYGREAGSNILNALRVNGWNMASYFSDYAGSLTIGGTYGSGSAGLATRFWNLIGPRAVEDTLAIPELEIAKVAVNRFTALLAPQQQAANEIRAAREIAEPFDSEATEDLRDAVHLMELWVLLFESRAKLVEAIALGYEPGTEETVRAKLTSAIEFSKSIQPHIKGIEEFVPLFGYSHRTIEAELLSTLNAEVAWLTNFDSQTLQKYDADFSPEETPFSIWDVHNYPNPLKRETTFTYQLSLDADEVSITIYTTSGRVVNVLREVSGNEGYNEIMWDARDADGMLLANGVYFYRIRAVAGEQTTQTLGRLAVLR, encoded by the coding sequence ATGTCTGAAAACAAAACAGCATATAAAAGCGGCGTTCCTGTTTTCATCGCTGCGCTCTGCCTCCTGATATTCGCCGCGCCCGTGAGAAGCAACGAGATTCCGATTGCAGTATCAGGGCAACCGAGGGCAACGCTTCAGATTGGGGCGAACGCTTCGGCACAAGAGGTTTTCGCGGCTGAGGAGATCCAAACCTTTATCGAGCAATTCGCGGGTGCTAAACTCGACATCCGCACCAATCGACAACAGACAGAAACCCCGACGGTGATTGTGTTAGGCACCCCAAAATCGAACCCGACAATTGCACAATTACAGGCAGACACAGGACTTTCATTAGGGGCAGCACTTGGAGATGAAGGTTATCATATCAAAACAATAGAAGTCGGGACTGAAATCGTTATCGTTGTCACTGCACATACGGAAAGAGGGGTCCTCTACGGTGCGTACGGTTTCATCGAAAACTGTATTACAGCGTTGACGGGTTTGATACCGGTGCATCCAGAGGTAGCGGTTGCCGAGGCGCGAGCCCTACTTGTGCCGTTTATAGATGAGACATCGGCTCCGTTTTACCCTGTGCGCGCTGTGTTAGAGATAGAGGACCCGGACTGGCTGGCGCGTCATCGCGTCAATATGAGTGGTGGCGAAGGCGTATGGACGGGTACTGGTATTGAAGACGGGTTTGGAACGGCGTTCAAATATGTTGACACGCCTGCATTTGAGGCGTTGCAAGATGAACCGATAGAACAACGCCGAGAACGTATTGCGATCCTACAAGATCGGTTCGATGCCCTGAAGCGGCGCGGAATTGATGCCTATCTCTTTATGTATGTAACGGGTGAACCGACAGAGGCATTGATTCAACAACGTCCCGATGTTCTGGGACCTGCGGTAGCCTATGGGGCATCTCGGAACGAAGTGTCTTATCGTCCGTTTTGCTGGTCGAAACCTGAATTTCATACGCTTGCGAGGGAACTCATTCAGGCGATTGTGCGTACCTATCCTGCGCTTGGTGGCTTCCATCTCCGTTCTTGGGGACACGAGACGCGGGCATGCGATTGCCCAGATTGTGGCGACAGAACAGAACAAGGACAAGCAAAACTCTGGCAGGTCTATTTCACAATCATTAACGCTGCGCGGCAGATACGCCCGGATTTCAAATTCTATATCTCTGGATATGACAGCAGCTGGCTTAAGGACGCAGCGGGTATTTACGCCCGGCAGTTACCGAAAGGTACGATTTTCTCGCGGAAATGGGGTGCGGATGGCGAACCGGTCGCTGATGCAGGTGTGCCTATCCCGCAAATCAGAGCACTGGGTGAAATGGGACATCGCTTCATCATCCTCTCACACGAAGTGGAAGAAGTGATGCCGCTCTGGATGCTGGAAAGCGATCTGTTTGTGCAAGGCGTTCGGCAACTCGCCAATAATCCAGAAGTTATCGGTTTAAGTGGATTCACTGTTCAAGGTGCCACACAAGGGTTGGGATATCTTGATCGACTGGTCAGTGCCCGTCTCAACTGGGATATCGAACTCGACCATTTTCAACTCCTTCAAAACGAATTGACAGCCCGATATGGTCGCGAAGCGGGATCCAACATTCTGAACGCCTTGCGGGTAAACGGATGGAACATGGCGAGTTACTTTTCGGATTACGCTGGGTCTTTGACCATAGGTGGTACTTACGGCAGCGGTTCGGCTGGACTCGCAACACGATTTTGGAATCTGATAGGACCGCGGGCGGTTGAGGATACGTTGGCTATTCCTGAATTAGAGATCGCAAAAGTTGCGGTGAACCGGTTTACGGCACTTTTGGCACCACAACAACAAGCCGCCAACGAGATACGGGCAGCACGTGAGATCGCAGAACCGTTTGACTCGGAAGCCACTGAGGACCTACGCGATGCCGTTCATTTGATGGAGTTATGGGTGCTACTTTTTGAGAGTCGTGCTAAATTAGTAGAGGCGATCGCACTCGGCTACGAACCGGGGACGGAAGAGACAGTCCGTGCGAAACTTACGAGTGCAATAGAGTTTTCAAAATCGATACAACCGCACATAAAAGGGATTGAGGAGTTCGTTCCGCTTTTCGGATACTCACATCGGACGATTGAAGCGGAACTGTTAAGTACTTTAAACGCGGAAGTCGCTTGGTTGACGAATTTCGATTCCCAGACGCTTCAGAAATACGATGCGGATTTCTCACCAGAGGAAACCCCCTTCAGCATCTGGGACGTTCACAACTATCCGAACCCCTTGAAGCGAGAAACGACCTTTACCTATCAGTTATCATTGGATGCAGACGAAGTTTCTATCACAATTTATACGACATCAGGACGAGTCGTAAATGTGCTGAGAGAGGTTTCAGGGAACGAAGGCTACAATGAAATAATGTGGGACGCACGAGATGCTGATGGCATGTTGCTTGCCAATGGGGTCTATTTTTACAGAATACGGGCGGTTGCTGGAGAACAGACAACGCAAACACTTGGACGTTTAGCAGTGTTAAGATAG
- a CDS encoding discoidin domain-containing protein, with amino-acid sequence MLRVCILCLTVLLLIMGCQSQTLQEHLLEPPQPLTNFALSRNGATAEASQSVPNHRPEEVIDGDTTSETWDEGSGWGSSLEHLRTSDLNKRPYISVTLAKPVDIRKIVMWTIDSEQYPAPQFGLKDYRIEYWHGTGWGLIPSGDTKDKQYTARDNTKGKRVHEVRQRLIASKIRLVPVSSNDTVRNYQHMAGSRPVYEVDGIARVIELEVWGYAAPEVHTLKQIAQGIPPEAMARPIPTEAQVSKEQGEPTIKEIIQGVLDRYELGYDMADLAQVMSCFSEAYLSNGRTYQDVETKASQFFEVYHQIDMTLSNIDIHPNIADDTAIVTGGYTLQYSPKANGRVEQTSGKLTLVFANEAETWRIIRAE; translated from the coding sequence ATGCTTCGTGTATGTATTCTATGCCTGACGGTTTTACTTTTAATAATGGGTTGTCAATCACAGACTTTGCAGGAACACCTTTTAGAACCGCCCCAGCCTCTCACGAATTTCGCACTGAGTCGGAATGGGGCAACTGCGGAAGCCTCGCAATCTGTTCCAAATCACCGTCCAGAAGAGGTGATTGATGGCGATACCACTTCTGAGACCTGGGATGAAGGCAGCGGTTGGGGCAGCAGTTTAGAACATCTACGGACTTCGGATCTGAACAAGCGTCCTTATATCTCCGTGACGCTTGCCAAACCGGTTGACATTCGCAAAATTGTCATGTGGACAATTGACTCTGAGCAATATCCGGCACCGCAATTCGGGTTGAAGGACTATCGGATTGAGTATTGGCACGGTACGGGTTGGGGACTTATCCCTTCAGGTGACACGAAAGATAAGCAGTATACAGCACGAGATAACACCAAAGGTAAACGCGTTCATGAGGTCCGTCAACGTCTCATTGCCAGCAAAATACGACTGGTGCCAGTCTCTTCAAATGATACGGTGCGCAACTACCAACACATGGCGGGCAGTCGTCCGGTGTATGAAGTGGACGGTATCGCGCGTGTGATAGAATTAGAGGTCTGGGGGTATGCAGCACCAGAAGTGCATACGCTCAAGCAAATCGCACAGGGTATACCGCCAGAAGCGATGGCGCGTCCTATCCCGACAGAGGCGCAGGTAAGCAAAGAGCAAGGCGAACCGACGATTAAGGAGATTATCCAAGGGGTCTTAGACCGATATGAACTGGGATACGATATGGCGGATTTGGCACAGGTTATGTCCTGTTTCTCAGAGGCATACTTGTCCAATGGACGTACATATCAAGATGTCGAAACAAAGGCATCACAGTTCTTTGAGGTTTATCATCAGATTGACATGACGTTGTCTAATATTGACATCCACCCGAATATTGCCGACGATACGGCAATTGTAACGGGTGGGTACACATTACAATACAGCCCGAAGGCGAACGGGAGAGTCGAACAGACATCGGGCAAACTGACGTTGGTTTTCGCGAATGAAGCGGAAACGTGGCGGATTATTCGCGCAGAATAA
- a CDS encoding phytanoyl-CoA dioxygenase family protein: MAQDQSNPCKAKSNSADAGSVWAKSYINDGYLMLPEVITSEECDALKTEMLKIFRGDYPCEAIPPMPETASDMEVLDRIMCVGEPHVFSPLVRRYIEHPKICEVLRVIVGAHIPFWDGGVKCMQSMMLSKVPGHTGNPWHQDEHPIPTRDRSLIGVWITLDDATVENGCLWVLPNSHRSGVIYDRFPHDKRHEFDSCHEASGFDDTDEIPIEMPAGSVLFFNGYLLHRSKKNRSDKFRRILVSHYCSTASWLGWKGERNYRGVITVAGEDPYIDEGYVAPNVWARWE, translated from the coding sequence ATGGCACAAGATCAGTCTAACCCATGTAAAGCAAAGTCAAATTCTGCCGACGCAGGCAGCGTTTGGGCAAAGTCCTATATCAACGACGGCTATTTAATGCTTCCAGAAGTCATCACATCAGAAGAATGCGACGCGTTGAAAACAGAGATGTTGAAAATCTTTCGCGGGGATTACCCGTGCGAAGCAATTCCACCGATGCCAGAGACGGCGAGCGACATGGAAGTATTGGATAGAATCATGTGCGTTGGTGAACCACATGTTTTCAGTCCGTTGGTACGACGTTACATTGAGCATCCAAAGATCTGTGAAGTGCTTCGCGTAATTGTGGGCGCACACATTCCATTTTGGGATGGTGGTGTGAAGTGTATGCAGTCGATGATGTTAAGCAAAGTCCCGGGACATACGGGTAACCCGTGGCATCAAGATGAACACCCGATTCCGACCCGGGATAGATCACTCATTGGCGTATGGATCACGTTAGACGATGCGACAGTTGAAAATGGATGTCTCTGGGTCTTACCGAATAGCCATCGCTCTGGTGTCATTTATGATCGGTTTCCACACGATAAACGCCATGAATTTGATAGTTGTCACGAAGCTTCGGGTTTTGATGACACAGACGAAATCCCGATTGAGATGCCAGCCGGTAGTGTTCTGTTTTTCAACGGCTACCTTTTACACCGCTCTAAAAAGAACCGTAGCGATAAATTTCGGCGTATACTTGTGAGTCACTACTGTTCGACGGCATCGTGGTTAGGCTGGAAAGGAGAGCGGAATTATCGGGGTGTCATCACCGTTGCAGGAGAGGACCCATATATCGATGAGGGGTATGTCGCGCCGAATGTATGGGCGCGATGGGAATAA
- a CDS encoding T9SS type A sorting domain-containing protein, which translates to MRKLQVIMLTLFLGIGVVMQSSADRVQLNTTAAVLQDNLGASVGISGNYALIGVPKDDTDVGTNTGSLQIFLRTETGWVQHQKLTASDATSGDQLGTTLAVSGDYVIVGVPGKDGVGTNSGAAYIFTRQGTEWVEQAKLVASDETEGDYFGISVAIDGDTALVGAHRGNEAFADGGAVYVFERIGASWYQTAKILAPDGANFSYFGFSVAFNGNTAIIGATRDDEAGNDAGAAYVFVRDQFGWTQQAKLIGNNTKAEDNFGYAVAIHGDFAVVTSPRNRGTGAAYIYEREGTRWEQKRNRIRIRMIPIDHDGATSFGISVAISGETAVIGATGAIVGEEEVGAAYVFTRNEPPFWNQHTKLVAGDRQGGDQLGFAVAIAGNEIIAGAPRHSAGGPSSGAAYIFQQNEEAAWMETAKLSDGETASDDEFGTAVAISANIAVSGAQQNDDLAPNAGAAYVFERSGPLWLQEAKLTAEDGKAGDLFGNAAAISGETIVIGAPGVDDAGPEAGAAYVFVRAVEEWVQQAKLIGTDIGMFDKFGATVAVHENTVIIGAYGKDEVGTDSGAAYIFVRSGTSWTQQAKLTHQNAVLGDEFGSAVAVYGDNALVGAHLSDAAGPDSGAAYLFIRNGNNWTEEVLLLPNDIGVGDEFGYSVDLSERTALIGSPKENRSLENMGAAYIFVETQEDWVQQAKLTATDAAAGDEFGAAVALHEDTAIIGAWKDDHPLVDPDEDPSVQADKGSAYSFLRDGLSWVEKRRIVSAGTNQSDLFGGSVAIGGAFAIIGAKGNDSAGGNSGSAFIYNPIDLGFRSADVPFSIDPTSKTLTTFGHIKQTTIFQNYPNPFNPETWFPYNLAEQAGVTVKIYDVHGRLVRHLDFGTQQPGSYRSREKAAYWDGRDGTGEIVASGVYFYTFTAGDYQRTRRMVILK; encoded by the coding sequence GTGAGAAAATTGCAAGTAATCATGCTAACCTTATTCCTTGGAATTGGGGTGGTCATGCAGAGCAGTGCTGATCGGGTGCAGCTCAACACAACGGCTGCTGTCCTCCAGGACAATCTCGGCGCAAGTGTCGGGATCAGCGGTAATTATGCCTTGATAGGTGTTCCCAAGGATGACACCGATGTCGGTACAAATACGGGTTCGCTTCAAATCTTTCTTCGTACTGAAACGGGGTGGGTGCAACATCAAAAACTGACTGCCAGCGACGCAACAAGTGGCGATCAACTCGGCACAACACTCGCGGTAAGTGGCGATTACGTCATTGTGGGTGTTCCGGGGAAAGATGGAGTCGGGACGAACTCAGGTGCTGCCTATATCTTTACACGGCAGGGGACGGAATGGGTGGAACAGGCGAAACTCGTTGCATCTGACGAAACGGAGGGTGATTATTTTGGTATCTCCGTAGCAATTGATGGGGATACTGCGCTTGTTGGAGCGCATCGTGGGAATGAAGCATTTGCAGATGGGGGTGCCGTCTATGTTTTTGAACGGATCGGAGCCAGCTGGTATCAAACAGCCAAGATCCTCGCACCAGATGGTGCTAACTTCTCATACTTCGGCTTTTCCGTCGCATTTAATGGGAATACCGCCATCATCGGAGCGACTCGCGATGATGAAGCCGGTAATGATGCTGGTGCCGCCTACGTCTTTGTACGCGACCAATTTGGATGGACCCAACAGGCGAAACTTATTGGCAACAATACGAAGGCAGAAGATAACTTCGGATATGCTGTCGCTATACATGGGGATTTCGCTGTCGTGACCTCGCCTCGCAATAGGGGAACCGGCGCGGCTTACATTTATGAACGCGAGGGCACCCGATGGGAGCAGAAAAGAAATCGCATTCGGATCCGTATGATACCTATTGACCATGACGGTGCTACCTCTTTCGGTATTTCTGTGGCTATCAGTGGTGAAACCGCTGTCATCGGAGCCACTGGGGCTATAGTGGGTGAGGAGGAGGTTGGTGCTGCCTATGTCTTTACACGAAATGAACCGCCGTTTTGGAACCAACATACGAAGTTAGTCGCAGGTGATAGACAGGGCGGTGATCAGCTGGGATTTGCTGTCGCGATTGCAGGGAACGAAATTATCGCCGGAGCACCGAGGCATAGTGCCGGTGGACCCAGTTCGGGTGCTGCGTATATTTTCCAGCAGAATGAAGAGGCTGCTTGGATGGAGACTGCTAAGTTGAGTGACGGCGAAACTGCCTCTGATGATGAGTTTGGAACGGCTGTCGCTATCAGTGCTAATATTGCTGTCTCGGGCGCACAACAAAACGATGACCTCGCACCGAATGCCGGGGCTGCCTATGTTTTTGAGCGGAGCGGCCCGCTTTGGCTACAAGAAGCAAAACTCACTGCTGAAGACGGAAAAGCTGGAGATCTCTTCGGGAATGCTGCTGCGATTAGTGGTGAAACCATAGTTATCGGTGCGCCGGGTGTTGATGATGCCGGACCGGAGGCTGGGGCAGCTTATGTTTTCGTCCGGGCGGTCGAGGAGTGGGTACAGCAGGCGAAATTAATCGGAACAGATATCGGAATGTTCGATAAGTTCGGAGCAACTGTTGCTGTGCATGAGAATACGGTTATAATCGGTGCGTACGGAAAAGATGAGGTCGGGACGGATTCCGGGGCTGCCTACATTTTTGTCCGAAGTGGGACTTCTTGGACACAACAAGCAAAACTGACGCACCAAAACGCGGTATTGGGAGATGAATTTGGATCCGCTGTCGCTGTTTATGGCGATAACGCGCTTGTGGGTGCACATCTCAGCGACGCAGCGGGACCCGACTCAGGGGCTGCCTATCTCTTTATACGTAACGGTAACAACTGGACGGAAGAGGTCCTACTGCTGCCGAACGATATCGGTGTTGGTGATGAATTCGGCTATTCAGTGGATCTTAGCGAAAGAACCGCGCTTATCGGATCGCCTAAAGAGAATCGAAGTCTGGAAAACATGGGTGCGGCTTATATTTTTGTTGAGACGCAAGAGGATTGGGTCCAACAGGCAAAACTCACTGCAACTGATGCGGCAGCGGGCGACGAGTTCGGCGCAGCGGTCGCACTACACGAAGATACGGCAATCATCGGCGCATGGAAGGACGATCATCCACTCGTTGACCCCGACGAAGACCCTTCGGTACAAGCCGACAAAGGTTCCGCTTACTCTTTTCTACGCGATGGATTGTCTTGGGTGGAAAAACGCCGAATCGTCTCGGCGGGTACAAACCAATCCGACCTATTTGGGGGATCGGTTGCAATCGGCGGCGCGTTCGCTATCATCGGTGCTAAAGGTAATGATAGTGCAGGAGGGAACTCCGGATCCGCTTTTATCTATAATCCAATTGATCTCGGATTCCGCTCTGCTGATGTCCCTTTTTCTATTGACCCGACATCGAAGACGCTTACGACATTCGGACATATTAAACAGACGACGATTTTCCAGAACTATCCGAATCCGTTTAATCCCGAAACTTGGTTCCCCTATAACTTGGCGGAGCAGGCGGGGGTCACGGTGAAAATCTACGATGTCCATGGAAGACTGGTGCGCCACTTAGATTTCGGGACGCAGCAACCCGGCAGCTACCGCAGCCGAGAAAAAGCGGCATACTGGGATGGTAGGGATGGTACTGGAGAAATTGTCGCAAGCGGCGTCTATTTCTATACATTCACCGCTGGTGATTATCAACGCACCCGCCGCATGGTAATCTTGAAGTAG
- the queG gene encoding tRNA epoxyqueuosine(34) reductase QueG, translating into MATLTEQIRVRAHELGFELVGIIPAAHSETIARYQQWVKNGYAGEMHYLEKHLPLKTDVRQLLAEAKSVISLAMNYYTLDPPKALAEDPGRGQISRYAWGDDYHELIRERLVELVEFIKQAAEGELKTRVCVDTAPVIEREYAQKAGIGWIGKNTNLIHWRSGSWYFLSEILVGAVLESEGPALRGSCGTCTRCIEECPTDAIVEPNLLDSRLCISYLTIELKESIPKQLRPKMGNLIFGCDICQEVCPWNSKAVPTTEPGFHPRDGNLAPKLLSLIGMTQQEFSSRFKGSPIKRAKRRGFLRNVLVAIGNWGERRAIPALKGALADDEPLIRSHAAWALGKIGGDTARRILRTRLTVETQTEVMTEIQDALLETERSSRRNEKNA; encoded by the coding sequence ATGGCAACGCTAACGGAACAAATTCGAGTGCGCGCACATGAACTCGGATTTGAACTCGTCGGAATTATACCCGCAGCACACAGTGAAACAATCGCACGCTACCAGCAGTGGGTGAAAAACGGATATGCCGGGGAGATGCACTATCTTGAGAAGCATCTTCCTCTCAAAACGGATGTCCGTCAACTCCTTGCAGAGGCAAAATCTGTTATTAGTCTCGCAATGAACTATTATACGTTGGATCCACCAAAAGCACTTGCTGAGGATCCCGGACGCGGGCAGATTTCTCGGTATGCTTGGGGCGATGACTATCACGAACTTATTCGTGAACGGCTTGTAGAACTCGTTGAATTTATTAAGCAGGCTGCTGAAGGTGAATTAAAGACCCGGGTCTGTGTGGATACCGCTCCCGTTATCGAAAGAGAGTATGCCCAAAAGGCAGGTATCGGTTGGATTGGTAAGAATACGAACCTGATTCATTGGCGGTCGGGTTCGTGGTATTTTCTCTCTGAGATTCTTGTGGGTGCTGTCTTGGAATCAGAGGGACCGGCGCTCCGCGGAAGTTGCGGCACTTGTACACGCTGTATTGAGGAATGCCCGACAGATGCAATTGTTGAGCCGAACCTGCTTGATTCTCGGCTCTGTATCTCCTACCTCACCATCGAACTAAAGGAGAGCATTCCGAAGCAGCTTCGTCCTAAAATGGGGAACCTGATTTTTGGGTGCGACATCTGCCAAGAGGTTTGTCCATGGAACAGTAAAGCTGTTCCGACAACCGAGCCAGGGTTCCATCCACGCGACGGAAACCTTGCCCCGAAGCTGCTGTCGCTTATTGGCATGACGCAGCAAGAGTTTAGCAGTCGTTTCAAAGGGAGTCCTATCAAACGCGCCAAACGCCGTGGGTTCTTGCGAAACGTACTTGTTGCCATCGGTAATTGGGGAGAACGGCGTGCTATTCCGGCACTCAAAGGCGCATTAGCCGATGACGAACCACTAATCCGAAGCCATGCCGCATGGGCGTTAGGGAAAATCGGAGGCGATACTGCCAGACGAATATTACGGACGCGATTAACTGTTGAGACGCAAACAGAGGTTATGACTGAAATTCAGGACGCACTTTTAGAAACAGAACGATCATCGCGGAGAAACGAAAAAAATGCGTGA